The proteins below come from a single Camarhynchus parvulus chromosome 29, STF_HiC, whole genome shotgun sequence genomic window:
- the PRKAG1 gene encoding 5'-AMP-activated protein kinase subunit gamma-1: MKSHRCYDLIPTSSKLVVFDTSLQVKKAFFALVTNGVRAAPLWDSKKQSFVGMLTITDFINILHRYYKSPMVQIYELEEHKIETWREVYLQDSFKPLVCISPNASLFDAVSSLIRNKIHRLPVIDPDSGNTLYILTHKRILKFLKLFISEVPKPEFMARTLEELQIGTYRNIAVVGTSTPIYVALGIFVQHRVSALPVVDDSGKDGCVVDIYSKFDVINLAAEKTYNNLDVTVTRALQHRSHYFEGVLKCYKHETLETIINRLVEAEVHRLVVVDESDVVKGIVSLSDILQALVLPQGP, translated from the exons ATGAAATCCCATCGCTGCTACGACCTGATCCCCACCAGCTCCAAACTGGTCGTCTTCGacacatccctgcag GTGAAGAAGGCGTTCTTCGCGCTGGTCACCAACGGTGTCCGGGCAGCCCCGCTCTGGGAcagcaaaaagcaaagttttGTAG GAATGCTGACCATCACCGACTTCATCAACATCCTGCACCGCTACTACAAATCCCCCATG GTGCAGATTTATGAGCTGGAGGAGCATAAAATAGAGACGTGGAGAG AGGTTTACCTGCAAGACTCCTTCAAGCCACTGGTGTGCATTTCCCCCAATGCCAG CCTGTTTGACGCCGTCTCCTCCCTGATCCGGAACAAGATCCATCGCCTGCCCGTCATCGACCCCGACTCGGGGAACACGCTCTACATCCTCACCCACAAGCGCATCCTCAAGTTCCTCAAGCTCTTT ATCTCAGAGGTGCCCAAGCCTGAGTTCATGGCACGGAccttggaggagctgcagattGGCACCTACAGGAACATTGCTGTGGTTGGCACCAGCACCCCCATCTACGTTGCCCTGGGCATCTTCGTGCAGCACCGCGTCTCTGCCCTGCCCGTGGTGGATGACTCGGGTAAGGAC ggctgtgtggtgGACATCTACTCCAAATTCGATGTTATt AACCTGGCAGCTGAGAAAACCTACAACAACCTGGACGTGACGGTGACGCGGGCGCTGCAGCACCGCTCGCACTACTTCGAGGGGGTCCTCAAGTGTTACAAGCATGAAACGCTGGAAACCATCATCAACCGCCTGGTGGAGGCTGAG GTCCACCGGCTGGTGGTGGTGGATGAGAGCGATGTGGTGAAAGGGATCGTCTCCCTCTCGGACATCCTGCAAGCCCTGGTCCTCCCCCAGGGCCCctga